The following nucleotide sequence is from Anaerococcus sp. Marseille-Q7828.
GTATTTTTTAGTTAATATGATTGCTAGCTTATTTTTAAATAGAGCTTTTATTACTTTTCAAATTGCATCAAATGATATAGCTTATCAAATGCAAAATGATGTGTATAATAAGGTCAATTCTTTTCCAATTGCTTATTTTGATAACCTACCAGCAGGAAAAATATCATCTAGAATTACTAATGATACTAATAAAGTAAAAATGCTTTTTAAGCTAATAATAACAGATATTACAACATCTATGATTCTTGCTGTGGGGCTTGGGATTACAATATTTATTACAAACCCAATTGCTGGTTTAATGTTAATACCTTTAGCTCCTATCATATATATAATCTATAAGTCTTACACTTCTTACACGCGAAAATATACTGGGGAAATTAGGAAAAACACTTCTGAAATTAATGCTCAGATTAATGAGTATATTCAAAACATGGAAGTTATCCAAGTGTTTAATAAAGAGGATTATATAAAAGATAAATTCGATGAGACTAATAATCATATATTCTCATTATCTAGTGAACTTGCCAAAATAAGGTCCTATTCAGGTTATAGAGCAATGGATATAGTTTCTTACTTGGCATCATTAATAATTTTGGTTTATTTTGGTTTAGGTCAAATCACTGATTATTACTCAGTAAGTATTGGTAGTTTATATGTGATATTTGAATACACATCTAGATTGTTTAATGAAATAAGATTTATAATAATGAGGGTTGGAGAAGTGAATGAATCAATGGCTAGTGCCAGCCATATTTTTGAAATATTAAAGTTAGATAGCCAGGAAGAATTATTTGATACAATTGACGATATCAACCAAAAAATTACATTTGATGATGTGAGATTCTCTTACACAGAAGGCGAAGAAGTTATAAAAGGAATCTCATTTGATGTCAATGCAGGTGAATCTGTAGCCTTTGTTGGTCAAACTGGTTCTGGTAAATCGACATTAATTAACCTATTATTAAATTTCTACTCTCCCCAATCTGGTAAAATCACAATAGGGGATAAGGATATATCAAAGGTCAATAGAAATGATCTAAGACGTGATATGGCTGTAGTTCTTCAAGATGCCTTCCTATTTAAAGGAGATATTGGCGAAAATATATCTTTAGGATATGAATATAGCGACAAAGAAATTAAAGACGCACTTAGGGCAGTAGGGGGAGATAGGTTAATAAATAAAGGAATCCACACTCAAGTTATGGAAGGTGGATCAAACTTATCCCAAGGAGAGAAACAACTTATAAGTTTTGCAAGAGCCTATATAAGAAATCCTAAAATATTAATTCTTGATGAAGCTACTAGTAATATAGATACTGAGACAGAAGCTATAATTCAGCAAGGCATTGAAAAGTTAAAAGAAAATAGAACAACTTTTATAATAGCTCATAGACTTTCTACTATTAAGGATGTAGATAATATAATTGTATTATCTCATGGAAGAATCGTAGAAATGGGAGATCACAACAAACTTATGACATCTTCTGGCTATTATAAAGAAATGTATAACAAGCAAATGAAAGAAAATTATAGTCTCTAATTTTATTAGAGGCTATTTCTTTTGCTAATAAAAATCATTTTATGGTATAATTATAAAGGAATGTAAATTCCAAGTAAAATTTTATAGGAGGTGATAATAAATGGATAATCCAGTTGTTATAATCATTACTGTCGCCTTCGTATTGTTAGCTTTTATTTTAGGCTTCATATATCATAAAGTAACTAGTGAAAAAAAGATAGGCGCGGCAGATGCCTTAAGTCGCCAAATCATCGAAGATGCTAATAAACAAGCAGAAACTTTAAGGCGTGAAACTCTTAAAGAAGCAAAAGATGAAATATCTAAAATCAAATTAGAAAATGATAGGAAGTTAAACAAACGTTCTAATGAACTTGATAAAAAAGAATCGCGTTTGTTTAAAAAAGAAGAAAGTCTTGACAATAGAGCTTTATTGATTGACAAAAAGGCTGATCAGATCTCTAGCGATCAGAAGAGGTTAAAACAAAAAGAAGACAGCATTGATAAACTGATTGAACAACAACAGTTAGAATTGCAAAATATCGCAGGTCTCACAAACAACGAAGCTAAAGAAATTATACTAGAAAATGTCAAAAACGAAACAATTCACGAAACAGCAAAACTGATCAAAGAAAGTGAAGAACGCATAAAATCTGAAAGCAAAAAAATTGCAACAGAAATACTTGCAACTACTATACAAAGATATGCTGCAGAACAAGTAGCTGAAAATACTGTATCAGTAGTGTCTCTTCCAAATGATGAGATGAAAGGTAGAATTATCGGACGTGAAGGTAGAAATATTAGGGCCTTCGAACAATTATCAGGAGTTGACTTAATAATAGATGATACACCTGAAGCGGTAGTTATATCATCCTTTGAGCCAGTTAGACGTGAAATTGCAAAAGTAGCACTAGAAAGATTGATTCAAGATGGCCGTATAAACCCATCAAGAATTGAAGAAACACTTCAAAAAGCTGAAGAAGAAGTTGAACAAAGAATCATAGAAGATGGTGAAGAAGCTGCTGAAGCTGCAGGAGTTCATAATCTACATCCACAACTTATAAGAATGGTTGGTAAGATGAAGTTTAGAACCAGCTATGGTCAAAATGTTATGAAGCACTCTGTTGAAGTTGCTAATCTTGCAGGAATGCTTGCTGAAGAAATTGGCGCAGACGCGCAAACAGCAAGACGTGGCGGACTTCTACATGACATAGGTAAATCTATAGATCAAGAAGTAGCAGGAACTCATATAGAACTAGGTGTAGATGCAGCAACCAGATATGGTGAAAACAAGTATGTTATAAACGCTATCCAATCACACCATGGTGAAGTTGAACCAAATTGTGTAGAATCTATATTAGTTCAAACGGCAGATACAATATCTGCTGCCAGACCTGGTGCTAGACGAGAAAGCTTAGAAAATTATATTAGAAGATTAGAATCTCTTGAAGAGATAGCTAATTCATATCAAGGAATTGAAAAATCATTTGCTTTACAAGCTGGTAGAGAACTTAGAATAATGGTTAAACCAGAAAAAATAACAGATGATGAAATGATTGTAGTTGCTAGAGAGATTGCAAAAAGAATTGAAGATGAATTAGAATATCCAGGAGAAATAAAAGTAAATGTTCTTAGAGAATCAAATGCGATAGAATATGCAAGATAATTATTAAAAGTAATTATGACAAACTGCCATTTATTTAGTGGCAGTTTTTAATTGCTATAAAAGTGCAAAATAGAGAGAGGCTTGTCAATATAAATTATTGCACAAAATAATAATTTTGTGCAATAATTGTAAATTTTTAAAATATCAGTACAATATTATTATAAAAACTAAAATTTACCTTATTTGGAGCAATTCATGAACCAACCAATACTACTTATAGACTATTTAAACTTTTTAAAATCAATTCGAGGCCTATCACCCAATACAATTAAAGAATACGGATACGATTTGGAAGTTTTTTTCAAATATCAAATTCTAAGAAAAGTTTATTATGGAGATCAAAGCTCATTTGAAAAAGAATTTAAAGATAAAGATATGAAAAAAATAATTGATGCCAAATTCTTATCTAGTCTTAATATAGCTGATTTTTATGCTTATCTATCATATCTAGATAATGAAAAAAACGACAACCCTACTACTAGATCTAGGAAGATTTCAGCTATAAAGTCTTTTTATAAGTATCTATACCAAGAGATTGAAGTTATTGATGAGAATATAACTGAAAAGCTTAGAAATCCCAAAATCAGCCAAAGACAACCCGTCTACCTCACTTTAGATGAGACAGAAAGATTATTATCTGTAGTTAACACTGAGAAAAATGACTTTTTAAGGGCGCGTGATTTAGCCATTATATTCACTTTTCTTACAACTGGAATGCGATTATCTGAGTTAGTATCAATAAATGTATCGGATATAGAAAATGATCATTTCAAAATAATTGGAAAAGGAAATAAAGAAAGGACAATATATTTAACCGAAAACGCTCTAAAATTAATTCACCATTATTTAAAAATTAGAAATGAATATTTGGATGGTATGTATATAGAAGCTCTATTCATTTCTACAAGAAAAAAGAGAATTTCTAATAGAGCTGTCCAATCTACCATAGAAAAATACCTTAATAAGGCTGGATTTGATACCTCCTTGTACTCTACCCACAAATTAAGGCACACAGCTGCAACTTTGATGTATAAGTATGGCAATGTAGATATAAGGGCTCTAAAAGATATACTAGGACACACAAATATTTCAACAACTCAAATTTACACCCACTTAGATGATGAAGACCTTAAGGATGCTGTAAATAAGAATCCGCTTACAAAATTAGACCTTTAGATAAAAAATCAAGGGTACCTATATGTATCCTTGATTTTTAAAACGGCTTAAAACGAGTTTTAGAGCGAGCTTTCCATGGTAATAATTTAATCCACCTTGTAGATATGCAATATATGGACTTCTTAGTGGACCATCTGCAGAAAGTTCTGATGTTGATCCTTCTACAAAACCACCAGCAGCCATAATCACAGGATCTTCATATCCTGGCATTGGAAATGGTTCTGGAATTAAATTTGAATCAACTGTAGAAGCTTCTTGTATAGCCTTACAAAATGTGATGACCTTATCTGGATCTTCAAATTTTATCGCTTGAACTACATCGCTTTGAGGATCTCCGATTTTAGGGATAACTTCATAACCTAGTTCGTTAAATACTTTTCCGAATAACATTCCTACTTTTATGGCTTCTTTAACAATTTGTGGCGCAAAATATAAGCCTTGTAAGACATATCTAGTTGTACCAAAACTTAAGCCTTCGTCCTTGCCAATTCCTGGTGCTGTTAAGGTATTTGAGCAGTACTCTATCAAATCTTTTTTACCCACAACATAACCGCCAGTTATAGCTATGCCGCCACCAAGATTTTTAATCAAGGATCCAGCTAATATATCTGCACCAACCTCTATTGGCTCTTTATCTTCAGTAAATTCGCCATAACAATTATCCACAAAAATAATAGTTTCAGGATTTGCTTTTCTAATTTCTATTATAGCTTTTTCAATTTCTTCTATTGTAAAGGCGCGTCTTTGAGTATATCCAGTAGATCTTTGAATTAGTGCTAATTTAGTATTTTTATCGAAAACTTTGTGAATATTTTGATAATCAATTTGATTATTTTCATCTAGGCTCAGTTTTTCATAAGAAATTCCTTTTGAGATTAAATTACCTTTCTTATTACCTACAATCCCTATAACTTGTTGCATAGTATCGTATGGATCATCAGTTATTGCTACCATTTTATCCCCGTAGTTTAATAAAGCAAATAGAACTAAAGATAAGGCGTGGGTCCCTGCAACAATACTTGGTCTTACTAAAGCATCCTCAGCTTTAAAAAAATCAGCATATATTTCTTCTAACTTTTTCCTACCGGTATCAGCATAACCGTATCCAGTTGCACTTATAAAATCTTGAGTATTAAGATTATTTTTATTGAATGCTTTTAATACCTTAAGTTGGTTAAATTCAGCTATTTCTTCTAGTTTGTTAAAATCTTCACATAGGCATTCTTGAGCTTTCTTTATCATATTATCAAATGAGTCATCTATATTATAATGATCATATATTTCGTTAAAATTCATAAATATCCTTAATTGTGCTTATTATAATATCACTTGCATCATATTTACTTATATTATCCATAATAATTTCGTGAGCAAAATTATAATTTAGGTATCTTTTCATCCATGTTACTTGTCTTTTTGCGTAGTGTCTTGTATTTTTTTGTATCAAATCTATAAGTTCATCAATATCTATTTCTTCTTTTATAAAAGGAAAGATTTCCTTATATCCAATTGCTGCCATAGATTGGGAGTTTTCATCAAGATTATAAGTCTTAACTACGTTCACAAATTCTTCTATTAAACCTTCTGAAATCATTTCTATAACTCTATTATTAATATTTTCATAAAGTCCTGACCTGTCTTTAAAATTTAAGAAGAATAAAATTGGATCAATTTTTTCATTTAATACTTTTTCCCCACTTCTTACATCAGAAGGTTTTTCACCTGTAAGTTCATAGATTTCAAGTGACCTAATTATCCTATTTCTTTCGTTTTCGTGGTATTTATCTGCTGTTATGGGATCAATATTCTTAAGTTTATCATATAAATATGAGTTCCCCTTATTATCAGCGATTGCTTCAAGTTCATTTCTTAGATCAGAATCTCTAGGAGTTGCCCCATAATTCATATCAAATAAAATAGAATCTATATAAAATCCAGTACCTCCGGTAAGTATTGGAATATGTCCATCTTCATTAATTTGATGAATCAACAAACTTGCCTTTGATGAGAAATCTTCCACAGTGAAGTTTTCATTTGGATCAATCACATCAATTAAATGATGATTTATGCCGTAAGTTTGATCTATTTTATTTGTTCCTATGTTCATATCTTTATAAATTTGCTGGCTATCGGCAGATATTATTTGCCCACTAAAAGCCTTGGCAACATTTATTGCTATATCACTCTTGCCACTAGCTGTAGGTCCTGTTATTATAATTAATTTATCTTTCAAAATATCTCTCCACATCCGTATCTGTTAATTCTATAATAATTGCTTTCCCATCATAAGTTTTGTATGGATTGTCAAGATTTAATAGGTCATCAAGATATTTTCTAGCTTCGATTTCACCAAGCTTGTTACCTTTTCTAAATGATTTAGACTTGATATATTTCCTTATATTTTTATAGAATATATCTCCCCTATCTTGTAAATCCAGATCTAACAAATCATAAAAGAAATTACCATAAGTATCATTATCAAACAATTGAGGAATAGATCTAATTAGTACTTTATCTTCGGCAATTAAGTCAATATCAAAACCCAAGCCCAATAGATCATCTCTTTTGTCAATAAATTTCAATTTATCATTAGCTTTTAGATTAATTACAATAGGCTCTAATAATAATTGTTGACTAACAGCACCATCTTCTAACTCTTTTATAAAATTATTGTAAAGTATTGCTTCATCAGCCCTCCTATTATCTACAAGAATAATATTGCCATTAGAGCAAGCAAATAAGGAATATCTTGAAAACAAGCTTGTAAGATATGAATATGATTTTTCCTCAGTAAAAGAGATGCTATGATAATCATTAGATGGCAGTTTGTAATCATCGTGACTCTCAAGCTTTTTCTCATCAACTTCGTATAGTTTTTTATCTTTGTTTTCGAAAAAGTTATTTTCCTCATAAGAAGACTTATTTTCTTTTACTAAAGAAGAATTTTGATATTTCTCTAAGACGCTAGCATAATCACTAAAATCTAATAAAGAATTATCCTTATTTTCATCAATGGTAATCTTATTTGGATACATATTTTCCGATAGAGATTTATAAATACATTCACTAAGCAAAGATAATAAATCATCTTCATAAATAAATTTTATGGTCCTTTTGTTAGGGTGAACATTTATATCTAAATTCTTTGGATTAGTGCTAACAAACAAAAATAAAGCTGGAAATCTACCATTAGGAATATAAGTTCTATATTCATTTTCAATAGTATTAATGATTAAAGGACTATCAACAAGTCTATTATTAACATATAGATATTGGAGTGACCTTGATGCTCTGTAATAGTTTGAGCTTGAGATAAATCCATTTATACTATAGATTTCATTGCTTGCATCTATTTCAATAAGTTCATCCTTTAGATTATCATCTAGTAAATTATAAATCCTAAGATCAAGTGATTCATTTGCTGTAGTTTTAAATTCTAATCTATCATCTTTTATATACTTAAATCCTATGTTATTATAACCTAAGGCCAAAGAATACATCAATTTAGTAATGGCGTTTGACTCGGCTAGATCAGATTTCAAAAATTTATATCTAGCAGGTAGATTAGCAAATATATTTAATACTTCTATACTTGTACCAGTATTTGTCGCAATTGAAGATTCATTAATCTTGTAATTTGTAAACTCTATTTTGCTACCTATATTAGCATCAGATGTTTTTGTAATGGCTTTCACATTTGCAACACTTACTATAGTAGATAGAGCCTCACCTCTAAAACCTAGAGAGTAAATATCATATAAATCTTCAAAATGTACTATTTTTGATGTAGTATGTTTTTCAAAGGCAAGTTTTAGGTCATCTTTAGCTATGCCACTTCCGTCATCAGTAACACGTATATAGGTTTTTCCGCCATTTTTTATTTCAACTGTAATATTTTTTGCCTTAGCATCTATTGAATTCTCTACTAGTTCTTTTACAACAGAAAAAGGTGATTCAATCACCTCTCCTGCTGCTATTTGTTCTATTGTATATTGGTCTAATTTTCTAATAGGCATTACGCTAATCCATTTATCCTTTCTACTAAGGAATTAAGCTTATTAATTGCTTCTAGAGGTGTTAGGTCGTTTACATTAATATCTTTAGTAATAGAAATTATTTCTTCCATATTTTTTGTATTTATATCATCAATGGTATCTACAATATTCTTAGTTTTATTTACTTCAAAATAATCATCATCAGAAATTTTATTCATAAAGACTTTGGCATCTTCGATTATTTCTTCAGGAAGACCACTTAGTTTTGCTACTTCAATACCATAAGACCTGTCAGATTTTCCTGGAGATATCTTTCTAAGGAATATAAGATTGTCATTTTCATTTAATATTTCTATCTTTAGATTTTTAACGTTATCTAGCTCGTTTTCAAGAACTGTCAGCTCATGAAAATGCGTTGCAAATACAGTCTTAAACTTCTTGACTTTTGATATATATTTTACTAGAGCCATAGCAATACTTAATCCATCATCTGATGATGTTCCTCTGCCAACTTCATCTAAGATAACAAAAGACTTAGGACTTGCATTTTTCAAAATATTGGAAACCTCATTCATTTCTAACATAAAGGTAGATTCGCCCTTGGATATATTATCGCTTGCTCCAATCCTAGAAAATACCTTATCACAAATACCTATATCTGCATAGCTCGCAGGTACAAAGGATCCCATTTGAGCAAGTATTATTATAATTGCCATCTGCCTCATATAAGTAGACTTGCCTGCCATGTTAGGGCCAGTGATTATTTGAATCAGATTATCATCTTCACCTATATCAGTATCATTAGCAATAAATTCATTTTCTTTAAGTTTGCTTTCTATTACAGGGTGTCTACCATCTTTAATTATGATTTTGTTGCCATTATTAAGTACTGGTCTTACATAATTGTTGAAATTAGCAACTCTAGCTAGGGTGTTAAGACAATCGATATTAGCTATCATCTTTGCCAAAGCTTGTAGCATTAAAGTTTTTTCTAATAAGATATCCCTTATTTCGTTAAATAATTGGTATTCAATGTCATTAACTTGGTCCTTCCCATTTAAAATTAAGCTGCTTAGTTCTTCAAGTTTTTCAGTTGTATAGCGTTCCTGATTCTTTAAAGTTTGTTTTCTTATATAAGTTTCTGGAACTTTGTCTAAATTACTTTTTGTTATTTCTATAGAATAACCGTTATTTTTGTTAAATATTATTTTGTAATTTTTAATGCCAGTTTTTTCTCGCTCTTCACTTTCATATTTTGTAAGTTTTGTTAGAGCTTCTTCTGAGGATATTTTTAAATCATCAAGTTTATTAGAATATCCTTCTTTTATTATTCCACCTTCTGTTATAGATATTGGTGGATCATCACATATAGATTTTTCCAATAATTTATATATGTCTAATACATCAGGTAGGTTAATACCAAGATTTCTGATCATTTCATCATCTGAATCTTCTAGATAAGATTTTAATCTAGGAATATCTTCTATAGAGTTTTTAAGTGATATAAAATCTCTAGCATTGGCTCTCTTGTAAGATATTTTCCCGATTAATCGTTCTAAATCCATAACATTTTTTAGAAAGTTAGAAATATTTTGCGACTCTATTGGATTATTAGTAAAATATTCAACTATATCAAGTCTTATGTCTATCTTTTCCTTATCAATTAGAGGCCTTTCTAACCATTGATTTATGAGCCTAGAGCCCATTACAGTATCACACTTATCAATAATATTTAGTACAGTATCTTCTTTGCTATTATTATTAAGATTTCTGTGTAATTCTAGGTTTTTCCTTGTATTTGCCTCTAGTTCTAGAAAATCATTTATTTCTAAAATTTCTATATTATTGATATGGATGAGTTTATCGTCATAAAATTTATAAATATAGTCAAGTAAATTTGCCGTAGAAACAAGACTAAGACGCATATTTTCGATTTTTTTAAAGTTATCTATAGATAAGTAATCGATAATCTTTCCGCTAATCTTGCTATAATTATTATCATCATCTATATAATTTAAAAATACATCTGAATCTTGTTTTAAATATATTAAAACATCTTTTAAATTAAAATTACTATTTATTATTATCTCAGAAGGATTGATTTTTTCTATTTGGTCTATAGTTCTTTTTGCTATTAAATCTTTTGAACCTTTTATTTCAAAACTTGTTAACTGACCTGTAGATATGTCACAATATGTAAGGCCTAGGCCGAAATCATTTTGAAAAATTGATAATAAATAATTATTTTCTCTATTATCAAGAGCATCAATATCTGTAATTGTTCCAGGAGTTACAACTCTGGTTATAGCTCTTTTAACGAGTCCCTTGGCCTCTTTAGGATCTTCTACTTGATCACATAAAGCTACCTTGTAGCCTTTTTTTACAAGTTTACCCACATAGTTATCAATTACATGGTGGGGAACTCCACACATAGGAGCTTTATTTTCATGGCCACATTCTTTGCCAGTTAGGGTAAGCCCCAATGTTTTGCTAATAATGATAGCATCGTCAAAAAAAGACTCAAAAAAATCACCTACCCTATATAAGAGCAGTGCATCTTTAAAAGAATTTTTTACATCTACGTAATGTTTCAACATGGGTGTTAGTTTTTCATATTTAAAATTATCCCTCATAGCTATCCCCTATCTTTACTCATATTATACCATAATAAAAAGACTCACTATAAAGCTATGTCTTATTACTTTATATCTAGAGTCTTAACATTTGTTATCCATTTTGCTGATGAATTTGTTGCTGTATCTATTATTATCATTTTACCATAGCCTGGATTTATATCATAAATTGGTTTGCCATCAATCCTATATACCAGATATATTCTTCCTGGCTCTAATACATCAGACATAGCTACCCTTGTTGAGTTTCCTTCATCATCTTCTATTACCATAACACCACTATCTTTTAGATTGTAGTCAAGTTTTCCAATAATTTGTTCTATAGAGATACCTTCCACTGGAGTAGTCTCGAGTCCATTATTAATGCTTATATCAAGCTTTTGGCTCCCCATTGATCTTAATTCTTTTAAGGTTAAAGAATCAAGCTGGTCTCCATTGCCTTTAACTATCAATATCTCATTATCATATTTTGCTATTTCGTTTTCACTACTTACTTTTTTAAAGACAATAAACGCTATGCTAAGAATAAAAATTATGGCTAATATTAGAAATATACGATACTTATTCTTTTTAAAAACTTTTGAAAAATTATTATTCATTAATTGCCAGTGGAACCAAAACCACTTTCACCTCTATCCGTTTCATCTAAACTTTCTACTTGAACTAATTCACATTTCTCATAAGGTTGAATAACTAATTGAGCTATCCTATCTCCATTTTTAATGACTTGGGGATCATTACCATAATTATACATAAAGATCATAATTTCCCCTCTATAGTCTGAATCTATAACTCCAACAGTATTTGCTAGCATTAGCTGCCTTTTAACACCAGTTGAAGATCTGGGATACACTGCTCCAAAAAAGCCTTGAGGAATTTGTACTCTAAGACCTGTATTAATTTTTTTCATATCTCCTGGCTCAATTATTATATCTTCATCATTTGAACAATATAAGTCTATGCCACAGGAACCCGATGTTTGATAAGATGGGATTTGTCCATCTGTCATAATTTTTAATATTTTATTCATTTTTATCACCTTCACTACACAATAATATACCAATTTTTACCTATAATTACAAAGGAATATAAAAATATTTTAAATGATACTATTTGTAATATATTAATAGGTAAAATCTTAATTAAATTTGCATAAATTGTTAAAGATATTGCAATAAAAATCTAAGTGTATTATAATTATATTAAAGATAAAATGTACATATAAAAAGGGAGTAAATTATGACAGATAAGAAAAAAGATAAAGTAATTGATCCAAAAACAGGTGAAGTTTGCTGCTCTAGCCAATATGAAGGTAATGATGAGCTTGACAAAAAAACTCGTGCATCAGAAACAACAAAAGGTGGAGATGATATAGACAAGAAATATTCTCCTGACCAAGAAGAACTTAAAACAGAAGTAGATGAAGCAGATCAAATCTCAAACGTTGGTGTAGAAAGCAGAAGAACACGTGAAGATGATTTGTCAGAAAATCCTTCTAAAGATAAATAGTTTATAATACTTACATAGCCTCCATTTCACTTGTGATTTGGAGGTTTTTTTTAATAAAAAACCAAGCTTTGCGATTTTTACAAGGCTTGGTAGATATTTAACTTATATTGACTTATTAATTATCACTTTCTTCTGATGGATTTTCTGAAAGTTCATCAACTCTTGTTCTTCTTCCTTCAGCACTTGGCCCAGATACTTGTCCTGCCTCATCAATTGTGCTGTTTCTATACTCTGTATCAGTAGTATATTTGTCATCAGGGTCTTTAAAATTTAAGCTTTGATCACTTGATTTTACTTTTTCTTCTAAAGATTCATCGCCTTCAAATTGACTAGTTTCTTTTTCTTGTCCAGTTTCAGGATTTATAATTTTTTCGTTTTCTTTTTTATCTGTCATTTTTAACTCCTTTTCTATTCCACTATATTTTATACCCAAATAAAGGTAATTTAAAATTTATTGTTGTTTTTTCTAAAATATCAGTCATTATCTTCGCTAATGGCTCTTCTCAGTAAATCTCCCTTTTCTAGTGGATAATCAATTGTCATATAGATTTTTTCCTTGGCTTTGTTAGCAACTTCTATATCCTCACCCTTGGAATTTCTCATATTCTCGATTTTAAATTCGTAAAAATCTTTTTTATTGCCAAATATTTCTATCTCTTCTCCTAGGAAAAACCTATTTCTTTGTTCAATAATAGCTTCTTTGCTATCATTATTGTAATCTAATACCTTGCCTATAAAGTCATATTTTCTAATATATGATGAAGTTTCATAGATTTGACCATCTCCATCAGGTTTATTATGGAAGAACCCCTTTGTATAGTGCCTGTGACTTGCTTTTTCAACTTCATTAAAATACTTTTGGATAGTTTCTTTATTATAATTACCTTCATAATAAGCATCTATAGCCTGTCTATAGCTTCTTATAACAGTAGCAACATAAAACTCTGTCTTCATTCTTCCTTCGATTTTAAAGCTATCAATACCAGCTTCTATAAGCTTATCAAGTTCATCTATCAAACATAGGTCTTTAGAGTTCATTATATAGGTCCCTGAGCCATCTTCTTCTATTGGATAATACTCTCCCGGCCTATTTTCTTCTTGTATACTGTATTTCCATCTACAAGCTTGAGCACAATCTCCTCTGTTGGCATC
It contains:
- the miaA gene encoding tRNA (adenosine(37)-N6)-dimethylallyltransferase MiaA, whose protein sequence is MKDKLIIITGPTASGKSDIAINVAKAFSGQIISADSQQIYKDMNIGTNKIDQTYGINHHLIDVIDPNENFTVEDFSSKASLLIHQINEDGHIPILTGGTGFYIDSILFDMNYGATPRDSDLRNELEAIADNKGNSYLYDKLKNIDPITADKYHENERNRIIRSLEIYELTGEKPSDVRSGEKVLNEKIDPILFFLNFKDRSGLYENINNRVIEMISEGLIEEFVNVVKTYNLDENSQSMAAIGYKEIFPFIKEEIDIDELIDLIQKNTRHYAKRQVTWMKRYLNYNFAHEIIMDNISKYDASDIIISTIKDIYEF
- a CDS encoding tyrosine recombinase XerC, with protein sequence MNQPILLIDYLNFLKSIRGLSPNTIKEYGYDLEVFFKYQILRKVYYGDQSSFEKEFKDKDMKKIIDAKFLSSLNIADFYAYLSYLDNEKNDNPTTRSRKISAIKSFYKYLYQEIEVIDENITEKLRNPKISQRQPVYLTLDETERLLSVVNTEKNDFLRARDLAIIFTFLTTGMRLSELVSINVSDIENDHFKIIGKGNKERTIYLTENALKLIHHYLKIRNEYLDGMYIEALFISTRKKRISNRAVQSTIEKYLNKAGFDTSLYSTHKLRHTAATLMYKYGNVDIRALKDILGHTNISTTQIYTHLDDEDLKDAVNKNPLTKLDL
- the rny gene encoding ribonuclease Y, with protein sequence MDNPVVIIITVAFVLLAFILGFIYHKVTSEKKIGAADALSRQIIEDANKQAETLRRETLKEAKDEISKIKLENDRKLNKRSNELDKKESRLFKKEESLDNRALLIDKKADQISSDQKRLKQKEDSIDKLIEQQQLELQNIAGLTNNEAKEIILENVKNETIHETAKLIKESEERIKSESKKIATEILATTIQRYAAEQVAENTVSVVSLPNDEMKGRIIGREGRNIRAFEQLSGVDLIIDDTPEAVVISSFEPVRREIAKVALERLIQDGRINPSRIEETLQKAEEEVEQRIIEDGEEAAEAAGVHNLHPQLIRMVGKMKFRTSYGQNVMKHSVEVANLAGMLAEEIGADAQTARRGGLLHDIGKSIDQEVAGTHIELGVDAATRYGENKYVINAIQSHHGEVEPNCVESILVQTADTISAARPGARRESLENYIRRLESLEEIANSYQGIEKSFALQAGRELRIMVKPEKITDDEMIVVAREIAKRIEDELEYPGEIKVNVLRESNAIEYAR
- a CDS encoding methionine gamma-lyase family protein, with the translated sequence MNFNEIYDHYNIDDSFDNMIKKAQECLCEDFNKLEEIAEFNQLKVLKAFNKNNLNTQDFISATGYGYADTGRKKLEEIYADFFKAEDALVRPSIVAGTHALSLVLFALLNYGDKMVAITDDPYDTMQQVIGIVGNKKGNLISKGISYEKLSLDENNQIDYQNIHKVFDKNTKLALIQRSTGYTQRRAFTIEEIEKAIIEIRKANPETIIFVDNCYGEFTEDKEPIEVGADILAGSLIKNLGGGIAITGGYVVGKKDLIEYCSNTLTAPGIGKDEGLSFGTTRYVLQGLYFAPQIVKEAIKVGMLFGKVFNELGYEVIPKIGDPQSDVVQAIKFEDPDKVITFCKAIQEASTVDSNLIPEPFPMPGYEDPVIMAAGGFVEGSTSELSADGPLRSPYIAYLQGGLNYYHGKLALKLVLSRFKNQGYI
- a CDS encoding ABC transporter ATP-binding protein — its product is MANTDKQVRNLLKNYALNEKTSFIKGFVLSLLNTILQLLSPLIIGYIINNLLKKGITSADFTNIIKYLILYFLVNMIASLFLNRAFITFQIASNDIAYQMQNDVYNKVNSFPIAYFDNLPAGKISSRITNDTNKVKMLFKLIITDITTSMILAVGLGITIFITNPIAGLMLIPLAPIIYIIYKSYTSYTRKYTGEIRKNTSEINAQINEYIQNMEVIQVFNKEDYIKDKFDETNNHIFSLSSELAKIRSYSGYRAMDIVSYLASLIILVYFGLGQITDYYSVSIGSLYVIFEYTSRLFNEIRFIIMRVGEVNESMASASHIFEILKLDSQEELFDTIDDINQKITFDDVRFSYTEGEEVIKGISFDVNAGESVAFVGQTGSGKSTLINLLLNFYSPQSGKITIGDKDISKVNRNDLRRDMAVVLQDAFLFKGDIGENISLGYEYSDKEIKDALRAVGGDRLINKGIHTQVMEGGSNLSQGEKQLISFARAYIRNPKILILDEATSNIDTETEAIIQQGIEKLKENRTTFIIAHRLSTIKDVDNIIVLSHGRIVEMGDHNKLMTSSGYYKEMYNKQMKENYSL